A genomic window from Deltaproteobacteria bacterium IMCC39524 includes:
- a CDS encoding thioredoxin family protein, which produces MLKIQILGTGCTKCNNLADNAREAAVTLGEAVEIEKVTDLNEIMTFGCMTTPGLAINGQLVSQGKLLKPEQIVKLINV; this is translated from the coding sequence ATGTTGAAAATTCAGATCCTCGGCACCGGATGCACCAAGTGCAACAACCTCGCTGATAACGCCAGAGAAGCAGCCGTGACTCTCGGCGAAGCCGTTGAAATTGAAAAGGTTACGGACCTGAATGAGATCATGACCTTTGGTTGCATGACGACACCAGGACTGGCCATCAACGGTCAATTGGTTTCTCAGGGGAAACTGCTCAAGCCAGAGCAGATTGTGAAATTGATCAACGTATAG
- the ispG gene encoding flavodoxin-dependent (E)-4-hydroxy-3-methylbut-2-enyl-diphosphate synthase has product MRRSTRKIQVGSVAVGGDAPVSVQSMCNTDTRDVVATSAQVEALAAAGCEIVRCAVPDEVAAEALASICKQSRIPMIADIHFDYRLALMSLQAGVDGLRLNPGNIGERWKVEEVVRACVDRSVPIRIGVNAGSLEKELLEKYGHPTAEAMVESALGHIRILEELNYQEIKVSLKSSDVRRTVAAYRLLSEQVDYPLHIGVTEAGTTWSGTIKSAVGLGALLYDGIGDTLRVSLTGDPVEEVRVGWEILKSLELRERGPVFISCPTCGRCQIDLIQVAEEVEQRLHDLPCKISIAVMGCVVNGPGEAREADLGIAGGKGQGLLFRKGEVIRKVPQAELADALVEEALLLAAQQGH; this is encoded by the coding sequence ATGAGACGTAGCACGCGTAAAATTCAGGTCGGTTCAGTGGCGGTCGGCGGCGACGCACCGGTTTCGGTGCAGTCGATGTGCAACACCGATACCCGGGATGTGGTGGCGACCTCTGCACAGGTTGAAGCCCTGGCCGCGGCCGGTTGTGAAATCGTGCGCTGCGCCGTTCCTGACGAAGTTGCTGCAGAAGCGCTTGCTTCAATCTGCAAGCAAAGCCGTATCCCCATGATCGCCGATATCCATTTCGATTATCGGCTGGCGCTGATGTCACTGCAAGCCGGAGTGGATGGCTTGCGTTTGAACCCGGGCAATATCGGCGAGCGTTGGAAAGTCGAAGAAGTTGTTAGGGCCTGTGTCGATCGTTCTGTGCCGATTCGTATTGGTGTGAACGCTGGCTCCCTTGAGAAAGAATTGCTCGAGAAGTATGGACATCCAACGGCCGAAGCGATGGTGGAGAGCGCTCTTGGTCACATTCGTATCCTGGAAGAGCTGAATTACCAGGAGATCAAGGTCAGTCTAAAATCCTCCGATGTGCGTCGTACCGTTGCTGCTTACCGCCTGCTCTCTGAACAGGTCGATTATCCTCTGCATATTGGCGTAACTGAAGCCGGCACGACCTGGAGCGGCACGATCAAGAGCGCTGTCGGGCTTGGGGCTCTGCTTTACGATGGTATTGGTGACACTCTGCGGGTGTCTCTGACCGGGGACCCGGTTGAAGAGGTGCGGGTCGGTTGGGAGATTCTCAAGAGTCTTGAACTGCGAGAACGCGGACCGGTCTTCATCAGTTGCCCGACCTGTGGGCGTTGCCAGATTGATCTGATTCAGGTTGCTGAAGAAGTTGAGCAACGTCTGCACGACCTGCCATGCAAAATCAGTATTGCGGTGATGGGCTGCGTGGTGAATGGCCCTGGCGAGGCACGTGAAGCGGACCTTGGAATTGCCGGAGGCAAAGGGCAGGGGCTGCTCTTCCGCAAAGGTGAGGTGATTCGCAAGGTGCCGCAGGCTGAACTTGCCGATGCGCTGGTTGAGGAGGCTTTGCTCCTGGCTGCACAGCAAGGTCATTAA
- a CDS encoding glycosyltransferase family 4 protein, with product MNVLFAHQNFPGQFKHLAPHVAADPNNRVVALHINSAPRLPGVEMVSYSPERGTTPKIHPWVSDLETKVIRGEAACRAAKRLKQSGFNPDVIVAHPGWGESLFLKDVWPNAKLGIYCEYYYQAEGGDVNFDPEFSRGENDDPCRIRLKNAFYALQMAEVKAGLSPTHWQRSTFPEPFRNRISVVHDGIDTNSVRPDPNSTLQLKTRGGDDFTLTKNDEIITFVNRNLEPYRGYHIFMRALPKILQERPRARVLIVGGDDTSYGQKPEQSGVSKSKGKSWKQIFLDEVSPELDLSRVHFLGKLPYRQYLDLLQLSTVHVYLTYPFVLSWSLLEAMSTGCSIVASDTAPVREAVHHNETGRLVDFFDVDGLAENVIELCQKPDERLRLGAAARTFAVEHYDLSKICLPGQLRWLEDLAG from the coding sequence ATGAACGTCCTTTTTGCCCATCAAAATTTCCCGGGTCAGTTCAAACACCTGGCACCACACGTGGCGGCCGACCCAAACAACCGGGTCGTGGCTTTACACATCAATTCTGCACCCAGGCTGCCGGGTGTCGAAATGGTGAGTTACTCTCCAGAAAGAGGCACGACGCCAAAAATACACCCCTGGGTCTCGGACCTGGAAACCAAGGTTATCCGCGGCGAGGCGGCCTGCCGAGCGGCTAAAAGACTGAAGCAGTCAGGATTTAACCCGGATGTCATCGTTGCTCATCCTGGTTGGGGCGAGAGCTTGTTCTTGAAAGATGTCTGGCCGAACGCCAAACTTGGGATTTATTGCGAATACTACTACCAGGCCGAGGGTGGAGACGTTAATTTTGACCCGGAGTTTTCCAGAGGTGAAAACGATGATCCTTGCCGCATTCGCCTGAAGAATGCTTTTTATGCCTTGCAGATGGCAGAGGTAAAGGCAGGTCTTTCTCCCACACACTGGCAGCGTTCCACCTTTCCAGAGCCGTTCCGCAATAGAATCAGCGTGGTCCATGATGGGATTGATACCAACTCTGTACGTCCTGACCCCAATTCCACTTTGCAACTTAAAACCAGGGGAGGGGACGACTTCACGTTGACCAAAAATGATGAAATCATCACTTTTGTCAATCGTAACCTGGAGCCTTATCGTGGTTACCATATCTTTATGCGGGCACTGCCGAAAATCCTGCAAGAAAGGCCCCGTGCGCGCGTCTTGATCGTTGGCGGAGATGACACAAGTTACGGACAGAAACCCGAACAATCGGGTGTTTCTAAGTCTAAAGGAAAAAGTTGGAAGCAAATTTTTCTGGATGAAGTCAGTCCTGAACTCGATTTAAGCAGAGTGCATTTTCTTGGTAAACTTCCTTACCGGCAGTATCTTGATCTTTTGCAACTATCGACCGTGCATGTTTACTTGACTTACCCCTTTGTGTTGAGTTGGAGTCTGTTAGAAGCCATGAGCACAGGGTGCTCCATCGTGGCAAGTGATACCGCCCCGGTTCGAGAGGCGGTTCATCACAATGAAACGGGCAGATTGGTGGACTTTTTCGATGTTGATGGCTTGGCTGAAAATGTCATTGAACTCTGCCAAAAACCTGATGAACGTCTACGGCTTGGAGCTGCTGCCAGGACTTTTGCGGTCGAACACTACGACCTGTCCAAAATTTGCTTGCCAGGGCAACTGAGATGGCTGGAAGATTTAGCTGGATGA
- a CDS encoding metalloregulator ArsR/SmtB family transcription factor, with protein MYQKRKTILDARAKVLKAMAHPSRLFILEELEQGERCVCDLTEMIGADVSTVSKHLSVLKQAGIVIDDKRGNQVFYQLRVPCILNFFDCVESVLSEQAKAQVACLTPS; from the coding sequence ATGTATCAAAAGCGCAAAACTATACTCGACGCCCGCGCGAAAGTTCTCAAGGCAATGGCTCATCCAAGCAGGCTTTTCATTCTCGAAGAACTGGAGCAGGGTGAACGTTGTGTCTGCGACCTGACAGAGATGATCGGTGCTGATGTCTCGACCGTTTCCAAGCATCTTTCGGTACTTAAGCAAGCGGGGATCGTTATCGATGACAAACGCGGCAACCAGGTTTTCTACCAACTGCGAGTGCCGTGCATTCTGAACTTTTTTGATTGTGTAGAATCGGTCTTATCGGAGCAGGCAAAGGCACAGGTTGCTTGCCTGACGCCATCTTGA
- the pyrF gene encoding orotidine-5'-phosphate decarboxylase, whose amino-acid sequence MMTDNAKQKLIFALDVDNLEDARSWVEQLQGQVGVFKIGKQLFTKCGPEVVNLVQDGGADVFLDLKYHDIPNTVAMAGLEALRLGVKMFNVHALGGFEMMAKLVAEVDKVCPRGNPDRPVLLAVTILTSSNEDTLRAVGIDRPVEVMVPKLAKLAKDAGMDGVVASPKEVGLIREACGDDFAIVTPGVRPTFASQDDQKRVTTPGDALRAGADYLVIGRPISAASDPVAAAQMILDEMQAALEGS is encoded by the coding sequence GTGATGACTGATAATGCCAAACAGAAACTGATTTTCGCCCTTGATGTCGATAACCTTGAAGATGCCCGCAGCTGGGTGGAGCAGTTACAAGGCCAGGTCGGTGTTTTTAAAATCGGCAAGCAGCTCTTTACCAAGTGCGGCCCCGAGGTGGTTAACCTGGTGCAAGATGGTGGTGCCGATGTGTTTCTCGACCTGAAGTATCACGACATTCCGAATACCGTGGCCATGGCCGGCCTAGAGGCTTTGCGGCTCGGTGTGAAGATGTTTAACGTCCATGCCCTGGGCGGTTTTGAAATGATGGCGAAGCTGGTGGCCGAGGTGGACAAGGTCTGCCCGCGTGGCAATCCTGATCGGCCGGTTTTACTTGCGGTCACCATATTGACTTCATCGAATGAAGACACCTTGCGCGCTGTCGGCATTGATCGCCCCGTCGAGGTCATGGTGCCAAAGCTGGCCAAACTGGCTAAAGACGCCGGCATGGACGGCGTGGTTGCTTCACCGAAGGAAGTCGGTCTGATCCGCGAGGCCTGCGGCGACGACTTTGCCATCGTGACCCCCGGCGTGCGGCCGACCTTCGCTTCCCAGGATGACCAGAAGCGGGTGACAACCCCTGGTGACGCTCTGCGTGCCGGTGCCGATTACCTGGTCATCGGTCGCCCGATTTCTGCAGCGAGTGATCCTGTGGCCGCGGCGCAGATGATTCTCGATGAAATGCAAGCAGCCCTGGAAGGGTCGTGA
- a CDS encoding proline--tRNA ligase: MRYSQYFLPTLKETPGDAEVVSHQLMSRAGMIRKVAAGIYDYLPLGLKVIRKVENIVREEMNKAGAIELLMPAVCPADLWEQSGRWQQYGKELLRLKDRKETEFCIGPTHEEVITEIVRGTVNSYRQLPVNLYQIQTKFRDEVRPRFGLMRGREFIMKDAYSFDATDEGANASYEKMRKAYCRIFERCGLQYRMVEADSGAIGGSFSHEFMVLADTGEDVVISCESCEYSANIEKAVVIDKGEMSQVPMNEVERVVTKGAHSVADVSVMLELKPSQIVKTMLVIVDDEPVAVLIRGDHELNEAKLKNLLGAAVVELATPEQIAKATGGPVGFSGPMGLKVPLYADNAVKYMRNMGVGGNEKDIHLEGVNLERDFQVKKFADLRNAADGDSCPHCGGRYSNTRGIEVGHIFKLGTKYSEAMKATFLDADGVAKEIIMGCYGIGVGRTAAAAIEQNHDENGIIWPMPLAPFQVIVTMLNPNDEEVFAAGEKLYQDLLAEGVEVLLDDRDERPGSKFKDADLLGIPLRVNVGARGLKEQSFEFQERRAGERVMLPIEGAAKKVAEQVRAALAAE, from the coding sequence ATGCGTTATTCCCAGTATTTTTTGCCGACGTTGAAAGAAACTCCTGGCGACGCCGAAGTCGTCAGTCACCAACTGATGTCCCGTGCAGGCATGATCCGCAAGGTCGCTGCAGGGATCTACGACTACCTGCCGTTGGGTTTAAAGGTCATCCGCAAGGTCGAGAATATCGTCCGCGAAGAGATGAACAAGGCTGGAGCTATCGAACTTTTGATGCCCGCTGTTTGTCCTGCCGATCTTTGGGAACAATCCGGGCGCTGGCAACAGTACGGCAAAGAACTGCTGCGCCTGAAAGACCGCAAAGAGACCGAATTCTGCATTGGACCCACCCACGAAGAGGTGATCACGGAGATCGTGCGTGGCACGGTCAACTCCTACCGTCAATTACCGGTTAACCTTTACCAGATTCAGACCAAGTTCCGTGATGAAGTTCGCCCCCGTTTCGGCCTGATGCGTGGCCGCGAGTTTATTATGAAAGACGCCTACTCTTTTGATGCGACTGATGAAGGTGCCAACGCCAGCTACGAGAAGATGCGCAAGGCTTACTGCCGTATCTTCGAGCGTTGTGGTCTTCAATACCGCATGGTCGAGGCGGACTCAGGAGCCATCGGAGGTTCTTTCAGCCATGAGTTCATGGTGCTGGCCGACACCGGTGAGGACGTGGTGATCAGCTGCGAGTCTTGTGAATACTCGGCCAACATTGAAAAAGCGGTGGTTATCGACAAAGGCGAGATGTCGCAGGTGCCGATGAACGAGGTCGAGCGGGTGGTCACCAAGGGTGCTCACTCGGTGGCTGATGTTTCGGTGATGCTTGAGCTTAAGCCGAGCCAGATCGTTAAAACCATGTTGGTCATCGTTGATGATGAGCCGGTGGCAGTACTGATCCGGGGGGATCATGAACTGAACGAGGCGAAGTTGAAGAATCTGCTTGGTGCTGCGGTCGTTGAGTTGGCGACCCCGGAGCAGATTGCCAAGGCAACAGGCGGACCGGTCGGTTTTTCTGGCCCCATGGGCTTGAAGGTGCCGCTCTATGCTGATAATGCTGTCAAATACATGCGCAACATGGGTGTCGGCGGCAACGAGAAGGATATCCACCTGGAAGGTGTTAACCTGGAACGCGATTTCCAGGTCAAGAAGTTCGCCGATCTGCGTAATGCTGCCGATGGGGATAGCTGCCCGCATTGCGGGGGGCGTTACTCGAACACCCGGGGCATAGAGGTCGGACACATCTTCAAGTTGGGCACCAAATATTCCGAGGCGATGAAGGCGACCTTCCTTGATGCGGACGGCGTGGCCAAAGAGATTATCATGGGCTGTTACGGGATTGGGGTCGGTCGTACGGCCGCGGCCGCCATTGAGCAGAATCATGATGAGAACGGCATTATCTGGCCGATGCCTCTGGCTCCGTTCCAGGTGATCGTCACCATGCTCAATCCGAATGATGAAGAGGTGTTCGCCGCAGGTGAGAAGCTTTACCAGGATCTTCTGGCAGAAGGCGTTGAGGTTCTTCTCGATGACCGAGATGAGCGTCCCGGCAGCAAGTTCAAGGATGCGGATCTGCTCGGTATTCCGCTGCGTGTTAACGTTGGCGCTCGCGGTTTGAAAGAGCAATCCTTTGAGTTTCAGGAAAGACGCGCCGGAGAGCGTGTCATGTTGCCGATCGAAGGTGCTGCCAAAAAAGTCGCTGAACAGGTTCGTGCTGCACTCGCTGCCGAGTAG
- a CDS encoding permease has translation MNWKNEWKPLAIIIAVFVACYYLPVDWLQQSQRVENALWESLHLVKWYAQEHVLLCLVPAFFIAGAVGVFVSQAAVMKYLGPKANKVLAYGVASVSGGILAVCSCTILPLFAGIYRMGAGLGPASAFLYAGPAINILAIVLTASVLGPQMGLARAVGAVTFSIVIGILMHFFFRKEELAKVAAAAAMPEPEVTRPLWQNALFFASMVGILVFANWGRPTEPTGLWHIIHAAKWPITGLFALALAAILVAWFKVNKWRMLVAVTPAVVLAFVFPEHPALSFVAATIALSVLTSTSKKNDGEMQEWFETSWDFAKKILPLLFWGVLIAGALLGRPDQEGLIPSSWIASLVGGNSLWANLFASVVGAFMYFATLTEVPILQGLIGAGMGKGPALALLLAGPALSLPNMLVIRSVMGTKKTAVFVLLVIVMATISGLIYGFIPD, from the coding sequence ATGAACTGGAAGAATGAATGGAAACCTCTGGCGATAATCATTGCGGTCTTTGTCGCCTGCTACTACCTCCCGGTTGACTGGTTACAGCAATCACAGCGAGTGGAAAATGCCCTGTGGGAGTCTCTCCACCTGGTCAAATGGTACGCGCAGGAACATGTTTTACTCTGCCTGGTACCAGCCTTCTTCATTGCCGGTGCAGTCGGTGTCTTTGTCAGCCAGGCTGCGGTCATGAAATATCTTGGTCCCAAAGCGAACAAAGTGCTCGCTTATGGGGTCGCTTCTGTCTCCGGTGGAATCCTGGCTGTTTGCTCATGCACCATCCTGCCACTCTTCGCCGGGATCTATCGCATGGGAGCAGGACTCGGGCCTGCCAGCGCCTTTCTCTATGCCGGCCCTGCCATCAACATCCTGGCGATTGTCCTGACAGCCTCAGTACTTGGCCCGCAGATGGGTCTTGCGCGGGCAGTCGGAGCAGTGACTTTTTCAATTGTTATCGGTATCCTCATGCATTTTTTCTTTCGCAAAGAAGAGTTGGCGAAGGTCGCGGCGGCAGCCGCCATGCCGGAGCCAGAAGTCACCCGCCCCCTGTGGCAGAACGCCCTCTTCTTTGCCAGCATGGTCGGCATCCTGGTCTTTGCCAACTGGGGGCGGCCGACAGAGCCAACCGGACTCTGGCACATCATTCATGCTGCAAAATGGCCCATTACAGGGCTCTTTGCCCTGGCACTGGCGGCGATTCTGGTTGCCTGGTTCAAGGTCAACAAATGGAGAATGCTGGTTGCAGTGACCCCCGCGGTAGTGTTGGCTTTTGTTTTCCCCGAGCACCCTGCCCTGTCTTTTGTCGCAGCAACTATCGCCCTGTCGGTTCTGACCTCAACGTCAAAAAAGAATGACGGAGAAATGCAGGAATGGTTTGAAACCAGCTGGGATTTTGCTAAAAAAATTCTGCCCCTGCTGTTCTGGGGAGTCCTCATCGCCGGCGCGCTGCTCGGTCGCCCTGATCAGGAAGGATTGATTCCATCAAGCTGGATTGCAAGTCTGGTTGGCGGCAACTCGCTGTGGGCCAACCTGTTCGCCTCAGTGGTCGGGGCCTTCATGTACTTTGCCACTTTAACGGAAGTGCCGATCCTGCAAGGGTTGATCGGCGCAGGCATGGGCAAGGGCCCGGCGCTGGCGCTGCTTCTGGCTGGACCGGCCTTAAGCCTACCGAACATGTTGGTGATCCGTTCGGTGATGGGAACCAAAAAGACAGCCGTTTTTGTTCTGTTGGTGATTGTCATGGCGACAATCTCGGGTTTAATCTACGGCTTTATTCCTGATTGA
- a CDS encoding DUF4388 domain-containing protein gives MSELRIEKSGKLTLPPAVAKVLEAHPLRLSSYSTNHLLLETTTGADKVLMTGLLGAGGIVDLLSFFNMFRKSGVLHFLLAGGNKTLCFQNGEIVYATSTFPEEEIGEILYSLGKLDRETLQGARQFANGELPLGKILVGQNVIDAKDLWAAIKNQVETIVYNLFAFQEGSFVFVDKPLAEDEVVSLSMNTQNLIMEGLRRVDERALYMQKVKSLDAIPVATDNVPNDLDSVSQKMVAMIQAGVDSVKELLRRSGSGEFDAIKLLSQLVERGVVSMEEAPTVKVEGVLGEVVNIFNGVLVAMHKVVSAKNPQFRDEVSCFMRDLPQPFSYVFRQTTLKDDGSVDGGRVLANLAGLEEGDKLRLLSDSLSELIYMECIAARRELGATDSADLIKRVQDVSQRVQDLIGLRDD, from the coding sequence ATGAGTGAACTCCGGATTGAAAAAAGTGGCAAGCTGACGCTGCCCCCCGCTGTTGCGAAAGTGTTGGAAGCTCACCCCCTGCGGTTGTCATCCTATTCTACCAATCACCTTCTGTTGGAAACCACAACCGGTGCTGACAAGGTTTTGATGACCGGACTGCTTGGTGCTGGCGGGATCGTCGACCTTCTCTCTTTCTTTAATATGTTTCGCAAGTCGGGCGTTCTTCATTTCCTCCTTGCCGGTGGTAACAAGACCCTTTGCTTTCAGAATGGTGAGATCGTTTATGCGACGAGCACTTTTCCGGAAGAAGAGATTGGTGAAATCCTCTACAGCCTCGGTAAACTTGACCGCGAAACCCTGCAGGGGGCGCGTCAGTTTGCCAACGGCGAGTTGCCTCTTGGGAAGATCCTGGTTGGCCAGAATGTGATCGACGCCAAGGATCTCTGGGCGGCAATCAAGAACCAGGTTGAAACCATCGTTTATAACCTGTTTGCCTTTCAGGAAGGCTCCTTTGTTTTCGTTGACAAGCCGCTCGCCGAAGATGAGGTGGTCAGCCTCTCCATGAACACCCAGAACCTGATCATGGAGGGCCTGCGCCGGGTTGATGAGCGCGCTCTCTACATGCAGAAGGTCAAATCCCTCGATGCTATTCCGGTGGCGACGGACAATGTCCCCAACGATCTCGATAGCGTCTCGCAGAAGATGGTTGCCATGATTCAGGCCGGTGTCGACAGTGTTAAAGAGCTGCTGCGTCGTTCCGGTTCCGGTGAGTTCGATGCCATAAAGCTGTTGAGCCAGCTGGTGGAGCGCGGTGTCGTCTCCATGGAAGAAGCTCCGACTGTGAAAGTGGAGGGTGTGCTTGGCGAAGTGGTCAATATCTTTAACGGCGTCCTGGTTGCCATGCACAAGGTTGTATCGGCCAAGAACCCGCAATTTCGTGACGAGGTCTCCTGCTTTATGCGTGACCTGCCGCAACCCTTTTCTTATGTCTTCAGGCAAACCACTCTCAAGGACGATGGCTCTGTTGATGGCGGCCGTGTGCTGGCCAACCTCGCCGGCCTTGAAGAAGGTGACAAGCTCCGCCTGCTTTCCGATTCTTTAAGTGAACTGATTTATATGGAGTGTATCGCCGCCCGGCGTGAACTTGGCGCAACCGATTCTGCCGATCTGATTAAACGGGTTCAGGACGTGTCGCAGCGTGTACAGGACTTGATAGGACTACGTGATGACTGA
- a CDS encoding ATP-binding cassette domain-containing protein, with product MPHIEENIDQGAGLSGQAVLAAVSSLCALDPAAAAQLKKGCLRLVSSEDWPAEIVRLERLGLSARRFNGALQDALNLAGDLVLLRDAESDFLLLHRMEQRWQYLTADGTPSSVEVSLDGTNEVEAVILNIPQAIDKSSGFASLAALWPELRAAWAEVGIASVFINSGQLLLPVFALLIYDKIAQNGLFETLWALVFGMGLYLLTDAGMRLVRSWTTERISVDQTLRSDERLWSKLVAQVDLPPGGFPRFLSNYRDLTLSRDFVSSSYLLSIADIPFLLLYLGVIGFIAWPLMVAATVLVIIFSGTGFILYSRQKNLSKEAEQKNTVKLSFMGETLGCLDVVRTAPGAGVFLRGWRGLAEQSANFDTKKRLAIHQMGMLSAAMQTVTTVVILTTGVYLINAQLLSIGQLIACNLLAGRAMALVASLYAVTGKWQDFKRAAASMDTSLEEVEERECTPRPDISCHISVLGIGKHYEDRPPALETVSFAVTPGERIALLGKPGAGKSTLLRCLAGLSRPDTGQILIDGLALDDISRFDRVKWLAYKAQDPAVFAGTLEDNLRISGCKDTERFTEAIWASGLESEFKSGRMSLGMQLAERGNNLSGGQRQKVALARVFAQPSRILLLDEPTLGLDPESERMLAERLPKLVGSSDVLIMTTHSPIMLATVQRIIALDGGRVVADGPREKLLKIS from the coding sequence TTGCCTCACATAGAAGAAAACATTGATCAGGGTGCGGGGCTGAGCGGGCAAGCAGTCTTGGCCGCCGTGTCATCGCTGTGTGCTCTCGACCCTGCCGCCGCAGCACAGCTGAAAAAGGGTTGCCTTCGGCTTGTCTCTTCGGAAGATTGGCCCGCTGAAATTGTACGGCTTGAGCGATTAGGTCTCTCTGCCAGACGTTTTAACGGAGCACTGCAAGATGCATTGAACCTCGCCGGGGATCTCGTTCTGCTGCGCGATGCCGAAAGCGATTTTTTGCTGCTGCATCGCATGGAGCAGCGTTGGCAGTACCTGACTGCAGATGGAACGCCCTCGTCAGTAGAAGTGTCCCTTGACGGTACAAATGAGGTTGAGGCCGTCATCCTGAACATACCGCAGGCTATTGATAAGTCCAGCGGATTTGCCTCTCTGGCGGCCTTATGGCCCGAACTCCGAGCGGCCTGGGCAGAAGTCGGTATCGCCAGTGTTTTTATCAACTCCGGCCAGTTGCTGCTGCCTGTTTTCGCACTTCTGATCTATGACAAAATTGCCCAGAACGGGCTGTTTGAGACCTTGTGGGCGCTGGTCTTCGGCATGGGGCTTTACCTGCTGACCGATGCCGGAATGCGTTTGGTGCGAAGCTGGACCACGGAACGCATCAGTGTCGACCAGACCCTGCGCAGCGATGAACGCCTCTGGTCCAAACTGGTCGCCCAGGTTGACCTGCCTCCGGGTGGTTTCCCCCGTTTTCTGTCCAACTATCGTGACCTGACCCTGTCACGTGATTTTGTCTCTTCCAGCTACCTGCTGTCGATTGCCGATATCCCCTTCCTTCTGCTTTACCTCGGCGTGATTGGATTCATCGCCTGGCCGCTGATGGTCGCTGCCACAGTGCTGGTGATTATCTTTTCAGGAACGGGTTTTATCCTGTACTCCCGGCAAAAGAACCTGTCCAAAGAAGCCGAACAGAAAAATACCGTTAAGCTGTCGTTTATGGGAGAAACCCTGGGATGCCTCGATGTCGTCCGCACTGCTCCCGGAGCGGGTGTCTTCCTGCGTGGCTGGCGTGGCCTGGCGGAACAGTCAGCGAATTTCGATACAAAAAAACGTTTGGCGATACACCAGATGGGCATGCTCTCTGCGGCGATGCAAACGGTTACGACCGTCGTTATCTTAACCACGGGGGTCTACCTGATTAACGCTCAGCTGTTGAGCATTGGCCAGCTGATAGCCTGTAACCTGTTGGCGGGGCGTGCTATGGCGCTGGTCGCTTCTTTGTATGCTGTTACGGGGAAATGGCAGGATTTCAAACGTGCCGCGGCGAGCATGGATACCAGCCTGGAAGAGGTTGAAGAACGTGAATGCACTCCCCGGCCGGATATCTCCTGCCATATCTCAGTACTGGGGATCGGTAAGCATTATGAGGATCGTCCCCCTGCACTCGAGACCGTATCGTTCGCCGTTACTCCAGGTGAGAGGATTGCCTTGTTGGGGAAACCTGGGGCCGGTAAGTCAACCCTTCTCCGCTGCCTTGCCGGACTCTCTCGTCCGGATACGGGGCAGATCCTGATCGACGGTCTGGCTCTGGACGACATCTCGCGTTTTGATCGGGTTAAATGGCTGGCCTATAAGGCACAGGACCCAGCTGTCTTTGCCGGAACCCTTGAAGATAATTTGCGAATTTCCGGGTGTAAGGATACAGAACGTTTTACCGAGGCGATCTGGGCTTCCGGTTTGGAAAGTGAATTTAAAAGCGGGCGTATGTCTTTGGGGATGCAGTTAGCTGAACGTGGCAATAACCTCTCCGGCGGTCAACGGCAGAAGGTGGCGCTGGCGCGGGTGTTTGCCCAGCCGAGTCGCATCCTGCTTCTGGATGAGCCGACCCTTGGGCTGGATCCTGAAAGTGAGCGGATGCTGGCCGAACGTCTGCCGAAGCTTGTGGGCAGTTCCGACGTACTGATCATGACAACACACAGCCCGATCATGCTGGCGACAGTCCAGCGTATTATTGCTCTTGACGGTGGCCGTGTGGTTGCGGATGGCCCGCGTGAAAAGCTGTTAAAAATTTCATAG
- the yedF gene encoding sulfurtransferase-like selenium metabolism protein YedF, with protein MEILDCRGQQCPQPVVQTRKLMLAQPDRTFKVLVDDDVSRDNVKRLAKSLGYTASVIQAEATFEISLTPGAAPEKTNVGTTKPGLTVIFIASDEMGRGDAKLGQILMKNFIFTLIESDTSPDAIYFVNNGVKLTVGGSDVIEPLAELASRGVDIASCGLCLEFFNVKETLAVGRISNMLELVNALEGASNIIRL; from the coding sequence ATGGAAATACTTGATTGTCGCGGGCAGCAATGCCCTCAACCGGTCGTACAGACCCGCAAGCTGATGCTGGCACAACCGGATCGTACTTTTAAAGTACTGGTTGATGATGATGTCTCCAGAGATAACGTCAAGCGACTGGCAAAGAGCCTCGGGTACACAGCGAGCGTCATTCAAGCTGAAGCGACCTTTGAGATCAGCCTGACTCCTGGCGCGGCACCTGAAAAAACCAATGTCGGCACAACCAAACCCGGACTGACAGTCATTTTTATTGCCTCCGACGAAATGGGCCGCGGCGACGCCAAACTCGGTCAGATCCTGATGAAGAACTTTATTTTCACCCTGATCGAGTCGGACACCTCACCCGATGCCATTTACTTCGTCAACAACGGCGTCAAGCTTACGGTTGGAGGCTCAGACGTGATCGAGCCCCTGGCCGAACTGGCAAGCAGAGGCGTCGACATTGCTTCGTGTGGCCTGTGCCTGGAATTTTTCAACGTGAAAGAAACCTTGGCCGTCGGCAGAATTTCCAACATGCTTGAACTGGTCAATGCCCTGGAAGGGGCTAGCAATATCATAAGACTTTAA